The Platichthys flesus chromosome 18, fPlaFle2.1, whole genome shotgun sequence genome includes a window with the following:
- the syndig1l gene encoding synapse differentiation-inducing gene protein 1-like, which produces MENLSELQNPLLDKNSKHVVNGYGGDFPNNQYQENIINYFTGGGEGGGGGGGGKVNNSTVVSGGGFNTNGKVKSQQLLDATSLHLAVEAFYRPNFILYKEDSGSIKAKEYKSECCETTFTEKKAKEASNTAGAETPGTEDPQAKLLEEAEHVKIQTVSYEVEEEEYVEYETDCSSDSESEDNFIVVPPRDHLGLAIFSMLCCFWPLGIAAFYFSQGTTKAVNKGDFPMANIASRRALFLAALSITIGTGVYVGVVVALIAYLSKPGHI; this is translated from the exons ATGGAGAACCTCAGTGAGCTCCAGAATCCGTTGTTGGACAAGAACAGTAAGCACGTGGTCAACGGCTACGGGGGAGACTTCCCTAATAACCAGTACCAGGAAAACATTATCAATTATTTCACTGGAGGTGGcgagggaggaggcggaggcggTGGAGGAAAAGTGAACAACAGCACCGTAGTTAGCGGAGGGGGTTTCAACACCAACGGGAAGGTGAAATCTCAGCAACTTTTGGACGCCACCTCTCTGCATCTGGCAGTGGAGGCCTTCTACAGGCCCAACTTCATCCTGTACAAGGAGGACAGCGGCAGCATCAAGGCTAAGGAATACAAAAGTGAGTGCTGCGAGACCACCTTCACAGAGAAGAAGGCGAAGGAGGCATCCAACACCGCAGGGGCGGAAACACCCGGCACAGAGGATCCTCAGGcaaagctgctggaggaggccgAGCATGTCAAGATTCAAACAGTTTCCTAcgaggtggaggaagaagaatatGTGGAGTATGAG ACGGACTGCTCCAGCGACAGCGAGAGCGAGGACAACTTCATCGTCGTCCCGCCACGGGATCATCTCGGCCTGGCCATCTTCTCCATGCTCTGCTGTTTCTGGCCTCTGGGGATTGCAGCATTTTACTTCTCGCAGGGG acCACCAAGGCTGTGAACAAAGGTGACTTCCCCATGGCCAACATCGCCTCCCGGCGCGCTCTGTTCCTCGCCGCCCTCTCCATCACTATAGGCActggtgtgtatgtgggggtggtggtagcTCTCATCGCCTACCTTTCGAAACCAGGACACATATAG